One genomic region from Mycoplasmopsis meleagridis encodes:
- a CDS encoding M17 family metallopeptidase, which produces MQFNSKRSEQILLKASYEKTSFLTNFKNGQICEFLDKKEAYIYIDKKLDKFELKDFVDEYILKLKREYQIDLKSFVNDNLKYNDLLNVFVSQLFFYKAKLFNKKKEEEKIIDFSLLFDEKDEEEFNKLKIIYQARNSARNLQIMPENYCNSEQLANYIINDFSGIENLKVKVLDKKEIEELKMGLILSVNKGSTHEARVVIIEYNGNKNNENEKIVFVGKGITFDTGGVNTKGYHMKGMKYDMSGSVIVAYALKAIAELKVRKNVAAIMMITDNRLAQDASLPENIYLSMAGKSVEVTDTDAEGRLVLADGLFYGAEKLKASLLVNVATLTGTILTVLGNSHSGIYADKDYYFNQFNLSANKMVEKIWRMPLHDDFNETNKSSLVADLMNYSEDELSDCNTAAMFLKEFTNNVPFIHCDVAGTADKDNKPQGTLIPTLVDFVLNFTSEPIKKDEKSNG; this is translated from the coding sequence ATGCAATTTAATTCTAAGAGAAGTGAACAAATTCTTTTAAAAGCTTCATATGAAAAAACTTCTTTTTTAACTAATTTTAAAAATGGTCAAATTTGCGAATTTTTAGATAAAAAAGAAGCTTATATTTATATTGACAAAAAGTTGGATAAATTTGAATTAAAAGATTTTGTTGATGAATATATTTTGAAATTAAAAAGAGAATATCAAATTGATTTAAAAAGTTTTGTTAATGATAATTTAAAATACAACGATTTATTAAATGTTTTTGTTTCACAATTATTTTTTTATAAAGCAAAATTATTCAACAAGAAAAAAGAAGAAGAAAAAATTATTGATTTTAGTTTACTTTTTGACGAAAAAGACGAAGAAGAATTCAATAAATTAAAAATTATTTATCAAGCTAGAAATAGCGCTAGAAATTTACAAATAATGCCAGAAAATTATTGTAATTCGGAACAATTAGCAAACTATATAATTAATGATTTTAGTGGTATTGAAAATTTAAAAGTTAAAGTTCTTGATAAAAAAGAAATTGAAGAACTAAAAATGGGATTAATTTTATCAGTAAATAAAGGTTCTACCCACGAAGCTAGAGTTGTAATTATTGAATATAACGGTAATAAGAACAATGAAAATGAAAAGATAGTTTTTGTAGGAAAAGGAATCACTTTTGACACTGGCGGCGTGAATACAAAAGGTTATCATATGAAGGGTATGAAATATGATATGTCTGGTTCAGTTATTGTCGCTTATGCTCTTAAAGCTATTGCTGAATTAAAAGTTAGAAAAAACGTAGCTGCTATTATGATGATTACTGATAATAGATTAGCTCAAGATGCTTCCTTACCAGAAAATATTTATTTATCAATGGCGGGAAAAAGCGTGGAAGTTACCGATACAGATGCTGAAGGAAGATTAGTCTTAGCTGATGGTCTTTTTTATGGTGCGGAAAAACTAAAAGCCTCTTTATTAGTTAATGTAGCTACTTTAACTGGAACTATTCTTACAGTTTTAGGTAATTCACATAGTGGAATTTATGCAGATAAAGACTATTACTTTAATCAATTTAATCTCTCAGCTAATAAAATGGTAGAAAAAATTTGGAGAATGCCCTTACATGATGATTTTAATGAAACTAATAAATCTTCATTAGTTGCAGATTTAATGAATTATTCAGAAGATGAACTTTCAGATTGCAACACAGCCGCGATGTTTTTAAAAGAATTTACTAATAATGTGCCTTTTATTCACTGTGATGTTGCAGGAACAGCTGATAAAGACAACAAACCACAAGGAACATTAATTCCTACACTAGTAGATTTTGTTTTAAATTTTACTAGTGAACCTATAAAAAAGGATGAAAAGTCAAATGGATAA
- a CDS encoding deoxyribonuclease IV, which produces MIKLGSHISFTKPNYLVGAIEESLSNKANCLMIYLGAPQNTKRVDISLYKKELYEEKYKEIIKSEDIVIHAPYIINPANPTKKDFAISFLIGEIERMNYLGAKYLVLHPGSFTTYTPQIGLDTLIEVLREVIDKTNKVVICIETMAGKGNEIGKNLEEMQYLIKSLNNERIKMCLDTCHIWDAGYNLQEYDNFKKELIKYDLLKEIKVIHLNDSKNTLNSHKDRHENIDKGFIKLETLAKFVHDKDFDNIPIILETPIPESGSIYKEEIAMLLAKK; this is translated from the coding sequence ATGATTAAATTAGGATCACATATTTCTTTTACTAAACCTAACTATTTAGTCGGTGCAATTGAAGAAAGTTTAAGTAATAAAGCAAATTGTTTAATGATTTATTTAGGTGCACCACAAAATACTAAAAGAGTCGATATAAGCCTTTATAAAAAAGAATTATATGAAGAAAAATACAAGGAAATTATTAAGTCAGAAGATATAGTAATCCATGCACCTTATATTATTAATCCTGCCAATCCTACAAAAAAAGATTTTGCAATTAGTTTTTTAATCGGAGAAATAGAGAGAATGAATTATTTAGGTGCCAAATATTTAGTTCTTCATCCTGGTTCTTTTACTACATATACTCCACAAATAGGCCTTGATACTTTAATTGAGGTTTTAAGAGAAGTAATTGACAAAACTAACAAAGTAGTCATATGTATAGAAACAATGGCAGGTAAAGGAAATGAAATAGGCAAAAATCTTGAAGAAATGCAATATTTAATCAAATCTTTAAATAATGAAAGAATAAAAATGTGTCTTGATACTTGTCATATTTGAGATGCAGGTTACAATTTACAAGAATATGATAATTTCAAAAAAGAATTAATCAAATATGACTTATTAAAAGAAATTAAAGTTATTCATTTAAATGATTCAAAAAACACTTTAAATTCTCATAAAGATAGACATGAAAATATTGATAAAGGTTTTATCAAATTAGAAACTTTAGCTAAATTTGTACATGATAAAGATTTTGACAATATCCCTATTATTTTAGAAACTCCTATTCCTGAAAGTGGATCAATTTATAAAGAAGAAATAGCTATGTTATTAGCTAAGAAATAG
- the fusA gene encoding elongation factor G has product MAREYELKDYRNIGIMAHIDAGKTTTTERILFHTGKIHKIGETHDGASQMDWMEQEQERGITITSAATTAYWNGKRINIIDTPGHVDFTVEVERSLRVLDGAVAVLDAQSGVEPQTETVWRQATNYRVPRIVYVNKMDKAGADFFMSVRSVRERLNANAVAIQIPIGSESNFQGIVDLVTLKAYSYDGKPEEIAKEIEIPEDLVDLAHAKRQELVEAVASFDDEFMMKVLDGYDPTPEELREVIRKATITAEFFPAICGTSFKNKAVKKMLDAVVDYLPSPLDVPPIKAELNDQEFDVPASDEHDFAALAFKIMTDPYVGSLTFFRVYAGVLKKGSYVYNSTKDVKERVGRIIQMHANSRQEIDECYAGDINAAVGLKSTTTGDTLVGEKSPHFVLEKMVFPEPVISQALEPESKDAMEKLALGLQKLAAEDPTFRTYTDDETGQTIIAGMGELHLDIIVDRLRREHNVKAKVGAPQVSYRETITKSAEVEGKHVKQSGGKGQYGHVWIKFEPNHDKGFEFVDKIVGGKIPKEYIKPIQKGLEEKMAAGILAGYPMIDVKATLFDGSYHDVDSSELAYKIAASKALTKAKDLLGTVLLEPIMDVAVVIPEDYFGDVMGDLTRRRGQLQENETRSDGASIIRALVPLSEMFGYSTDLRSMTSGRGTYQMQFDHYEKCPKNISDAIIKRRNIRLKDEE; this is encoded by the coding sequence ATGGCTAGAGAATATGAATTAAAAGATTATCGTAATATCGGTATTATGGCTCACATTGATGCAGGTAAAACTACTACTACTGAGAGAATTTTGTTTCACACTGGGAAAATTCATAAAATTGGAGAAACTCATGATGGTGCTTCTCAAATGGACTGAATGGAACAAGAACAAGAAAGAGGTATTACTATTACCTCTGCAGCAACAACAGCTTATTGAAACGGTAAAAGAATAAATATTATCGATACCCCTGGACATGTTGATTTCACTGTAGAAGTGGAACGTTCATTGCGTGTTTTAGATGGAGCTGTTGCTGTTCTTGATGCACAAAGTGGTGTTGAACCACAAACTGAAACTGTTTGAAGACAAGCAACTAACTATAGAGTTCCTAGAATCGTTTATGTAAATAAGATGGATAAAGCAGGCGCTGATTTCTTTATGTCTGTTAGATCTGTTAGAGAAAGATTGAATGCAAATGCAGTTGCAATTCAAATCCCAATTGGTTCTGAAAGCAATTTTCAAGGAATTGTTGATTTAGTTACACTTAAAGCTTATTCATATGATGGAAAACCAGAAGAAATTGCTAAAGAGATAGAAATTCCAGAGGATTTAGTTGATTTGGCACATGCAAAGCGCCAAGAATTAGTTGAAGCAGTTGCAAGTTTTGACGATGAGTTTATGATGAAAGTTTTAGATGGCTATGATCCTACTCCTGAAGAATTAAGAGAAGTAATTAGAAAAGCCACAATAACTGCAGAATTTTTCCCAGCAATATGTGGAACAAGTTTTAAAAATAAAGCTGTTAAAAAAATGTTAGATGCTGTTGTTGACTATCTTCCTTCTCCATTAGATGTTCCCCCTATTAAAGCTGAGTTAAACGATCAAGAATTTGACGTTCCTGCTAGTGATGAACATGATTTTGCTGCTCTTGCTTTTAAGATTATGACTGATCCATATGTAGGTTCATTGACATTTTTCCGTGTTTATGCGGGAGTTCTTAAAAAAGGAAGTTATGTTTATAACTCTACAAAAGATGTTAAAGAAAGAGTAGGACGTATAATTCAAATGCACGCTAATAGTCGCCAAGAAATTGATGAATGTTATGCAGGTGACATCAACGCTGCTGTAGGATTAAAATCTACTACAACAGGAGATACATTAGTAGGCGAAAAATCTCCTCACTTTGTTCTTGAAAAAATGGTTTTTCCAGAACCAGTTATTTCGCAAGCCTTAGAACCAGAATCTAAAGATGCTATGGAGAAATTAGCATTAGGATTACAAAAATTGGCAGCTGAAGATCCTACTTTTAGAACTTACACTGATGATGAAACAGGACAAACTATTATTGCTGGTATGGGTGAATTGCATCTCGATATTATTGTTGATCGTTTAAGAAGAGAACACAATGTTAAAGCTAAAGTTGGTGCTCCCCAAGTTTCATATCGTGAAACCATTACAAAAAGCGCAGAAGTTGAAGGCAAGCATGTTAAACAATCTGGTGGTAAGGGACAATATGGTCACGTATGAATCAAATTTGAGCCTAATCACGATAAAGGATTTGAATTTGTAGATAAAATTGTTGGTGGTAAAATCCCCAAAGAATACATTAAACCAATTCAAAAAGGTCTTGAAGAAAAAATGGCTGCTGGAATTTTAGCTGGATATCCTATGATTGATGTTAAAGCCACTTTATTCGATGGTTCATACCATGATGTCGATTCTTCTGAATTGGCTTATAAAATAGCTGCTTCAAAAGCATTGACAAAAGCAAAAGATCTTCTTGGAACAGTATTATTAGAACCTATTATGGACGTTGCAGTTGTTATACCAGAGGATTATTTTGGTGATGTTATGGGAGATTTAACTCGCCGTAGAGGACAATTGCAAGAAAATGAAACAAGATCTGATGGGGCAAGCATTATTCGTGCTCTTGTTCCTCTTAGCGAAATGTTTGGGTATTCAACAGACTTACGTAGTATGACTTCTGGTAGAGGAACATATCAAATGCAATTCGATCATTATGAAAAATGCCCTAAAAATATTTCTGACGCAATTATTAAACGTCGTAATATTCGTCTTAAAGACGAAGAATAA
- the rpsG gene encoding 30S ribosomal protein S7, with product MSRKNSAPVREVLADPIFNSVLVTKLINTIMLDGKKSIAQEILYKAFDIVKEKTQKDPMEVFLLAVENITPQLEVRTRRIGGTNYQVPTEVSARRKQTLSLRWLVQYARLRNEKTMDVRLANEIIDASNKTGGAIKKREDTHKMVEANRAFAHFRW from the coding sequence ATGTCAAGAAAAAATAGTGCACCCGTTAGAGAAGTTTTAGCTGATCCAATTTTTAATTCAGTATTAGTGACTAAGTTGATTAACACAATTATGCTAGATGGCAAAAAATCAATCGCACAGGAAATTCTTTATAAAGCATTTGATATCGTTAAAGAAAAAACTCAAAAAGATCCAATGGAAGTATTTTTATTAGCTGTTGAAAATATTACTCCTCAATTAGAAGTTAGAACAAGAAGAATTGGTGGTACTAATTATCAAGTTCCTACAGAAGTTTCAGCTCGTCGTAAACAAACTTTAAGTTTAAGATGATTAGTTCAATATGCTCGTTTAAGAAATGAAAAAACAATGGATGTTCGTTTAGCAAATGAAATTATTGATGCGTCAAATAAAACCGGTGGTGCTATTAAAAAACGTGAAGACACACATAAAATGGTTGAAGCAAACCGTGCTTTTGCTCACTTTAGATGATAA
- the rpsL gene encoding 30S ribosomal protein S12, whose protein sequence is MPTTNQLVTNGRIDKVRKSKAPVLNLSYNSLLKKQYKTAAPFKRGVCTRVATMTPKKPNSAMRKYARVKLSNGMEVTAYIGGEGHNLQEHSVVLIRGGRVKDLPGVRYHIVRGTQDLAGVNNRKQGRSLYGTKKEKKN, encoded by the coding sequence ATGCCAACAACAAATCAATTAGTTACTAATGGTAGAATTGATAAAGTCAGAAAATCAAAAGCTCCTGTTTTGAATCTATCATATAACTCATTGCTTAAAAAACAATATAAAACTGCTGCACCTTTTAAAAGAGGTGTATGTACAAGAGTTGCTACAATGACTCCTAAAAAACCAAATTCAGCAATGCGTAAATACGCTAGAGTTAAATTATCAAATGGAATGGAAGTTACCGCTTATATCGGTGGAGAAGGACACAACTTACAAGAACACTCAGTTGTTTTAATCAGAGGTGGTAGAGTAAAAGATCTTCCTGGTGTTAGATATCATATTGTGCGTGGAACGCAAGATTTAGCAGGTGTTAATAATCGTAAACAAGGTCGCTCATTATACGGAACTAAGAAAGAAAAGAAAAACTAA